Within Salmo trutta chromosome 30, fSalTru1.1, whole genome shotgun sequence, the genomic segment tgggtgtcagaagagGGGAATGAGAAAAgcagttgagtgtcatccgcatagcaacgATAGAAGAGACCATGAGAGGATATGACaaagccgagtgacttggtgtatagagaaaagaggagaggacctagaactgagccctgggggacaccagtagtgagagcacatggtgcagacacagatcctctccgcgccacctggtaggagcacaTGCCAAGTAGGATGCAATCCAGGAGTGTGCAGAGCATGAGACGCACAatcctgagagggtggagaggagggtctGGTAATTCACAGTGTCGAAGGCAGCAGATAGATCGAGGAGGATaagaacagcagagagagagagtcagctttggcacagagaagagcagtctcagttgagtgacccgtcttgaagtcTGACTGATTATTGTCAAGAAGaccgttctgagagagataacgagagagttggtcagtgaaagcacgctcaagtgttttggaaagaaaagaatgAAGGGATACCGAtcagaggggttgagtgttggtttcttgaggaggagAGATACTCTGACCatcttgaagtcagaggggacgcagccagtggtcagggatgagttgatgagggaggaatgggagaaggtctccagagatggtctggagaagggaagaGGGGATGGCCGTCGAGTGGGAAGGTTGTAGGGCATGGCTGGATTTCAGCTGGATTTCAGCAGGATTTCAgctggagaaagagggaagaaagaggtcaaggcgtagggagttctgtgtgagtgggaccatTGGACTCAGTatgctgagtgaatgaggagtggATGTCATCAACTTTTTTAtcaagagaggaaggagggagaggaggtggaggattaaggaggaaggagaaggtggaaaagagtttccCAGGGTTGGAGGCAGAGGCTTGGAATTaagagtgatagaaagtggctttagcagagGATACAGAAGAGAAGGTAAAGAGGAGGGAGTGGAAGGATGATAGGTTCtccggaagtttagttttcctccatttttgcCTAGCTGCTCAGCACCCTCCCCCTGCGAGGATAAAGTCACTgaacctttttctaaaatgtttaggagattggagaacacattgggagggaccTTAGACCATTCCTAgtcaaaaacctggttgcctctgcccgGAGGCCGCAAGTGAATCTTCTAGCAAGACAATAACCACAAGCGTACaccaaaatccacaaagaaattgttaatttACCACAAAATCAATATTTTGCAATGGTCATCTCAGTCTCCAGaattgaaccccattgaaaatgtgttgtttggattgaagagggcagtccataagcacagatgAAGGATATtgaggatctggaaagattctgaaTGGAGGAATGGTTTAAGaaccctcccaatgtgttctttaatttcataaaacattttagaaaaaggctcagtgtcatTATCCAAGCagggggagggtgctggagtattgaaaacagatgATCCAATCATTTTGATCAATATcttttaaatattttgtattaCTTGTTGAACAAaacctctttctctgagcaattgtattagtataaaataatataattgttCTATTTTTTggtagcatacaatatagctcagtatttgtattattcattttatacagtcttttgtCCTCATCTTTATTAAGGGATCATTAGCTGACATGGTCTAGTTGATCTGGAGATTCTGAatagttataaatagctctcttaAGACAGGGGTTCCCACACTTTTTCATTCGGGGCCCCCCTTCCAGCGTTGGGGAACATCCACCGCCACGTCTATATCTATGGGCACCATCACTGTTCATCACTGTTCAgagaattttgcaggtttaaagcttatttcttgcaattctacacattttgtcaggGTGCAAAGAAAATTTTTCAGTTTTAAAGgaaattttcttgcaattctatacattttgccatgccatgtgatatttgagtgacaaaaaaattgaCAACAGTATATATGGGCTAAAAAAACATTAGCTGcaatgggctagttgatctggacatttctgacaagttataaatatctctctaaggtctgcaatgactgacatgacaagaggaactgatgatgcactagcCAATttcaaattgcaccttgtgcattctactattacaacttttaagagtaagttgaaagccggcgtgattgttttattatttattttttgggggaggggggaccCACGGGCCCCagagtttgggaaccactgtgctaaatgacatcaatgcaaatgtaaaaaatgctGCTGGAGTATTAAAAACAATTTTGACAAATAATCATTTTGACAaatatctttctttttttttaattaaatgagCATACAatttagctcagtatttgtattatttatttgataTCGTATTTTTTGCTCATCCTTATCTAGGGATCCAATCATTCTGGAAACCACTGTATGTAAACTGGGACTACTAGGGCTAATCATCTGCATATCTGCCATCTGCCGTTGTATTACACGGTTGGTAGAACGGCTGTGTCTAACACTTCATACTGTTACCTAACTCCATATTGGCCTAGCACGATATTGACAGTTAGGCAATCATTGCATATCATAACCACCACTTCCTGGAAATTATGACATTTTACAAAACAACTGCTGCAGTCCAGCTAGGCCAATGCTGGAATcataaaagcattgtattttaaTACTAGAAAAGCCAAGAGACACACACCTCTCATATTAACCTTATACAGTATACTCCCTGTAAACGCTTACACTGTTGTATTATTCCACACTGATGTCAGACCTGGAAGTCCATCCAAACGTTTAATGCTTGCTGTTCTTACTTCCTGTTTACAGGAGCTGAAGCTGTGAGAAGAAGAGGCACGAGAGGTAGAGCTACAGGAAACGAGGGGCTTAGTGAAAAATGGGGCAATGCGGACTGAAGCGCTCCGGTTCCATGTGAGATCAAAAGGAGAGGCAACCACGAGGACGAACGAAAGGGCAGctggaggaggaggcggaggaggagagggagaaggaggagtggATTTCAGGAGAGAAGAGGGCATAACCTGGCAGACAAAGGGATGGCCAATGGCAACGAGACCAGTGAGGGGCTCGGCGGTCCCCTGGCGGCGGTGGTGGCCACGACGGGAGGGATGGCAGTCGGGGGCCCATCGTCAGCTGTGTCCACCTACATCAAACTGGTCCTACTGGGGCTAATCATCTGCATCAGCCTGGTGGGGAACCTGGTGGTGTCTCTGCTGGTCCTCAGGGACCGGGCCCTGCACAAGGCCCCCTACTACTTCCTGCTGGACCTGTGCCTGGCCGACACCATCCGCTCGGCCGTCTGCTTCCCCTTCGTGCTGGTGTCCATCAAGAACGGCTCGGCCTGGACCTACAGCGTGCTCAGCTGCAAGGTGGTGGCCTTCATGGCCGTGCTCTTCTGCTTCCATGCCGCCTTCATGCTGTTTTGCATCAGCGTGACGCGCTACATGGCCATCGCCCACCACCGCTTCTACTCCAAGCGCATGACCTTCTGGACGTGTGTGGCGGTGGTGTGCATGGTGTGGACACTGTCGGTGGCCATGGCCTTCCCACCTGTCTTTGATGTGGGCACCTACAAGTTCATCCGCGAGGAGGACCAGTGCATCTTCGAGCACCGCTACTTCAAGGCAAACGACACACTGGGCTTTATGCTGATGCTGGCCGTGCTGATCCTGGCCACGCACGTGGTCTACATGAAACTGCTGCTCTTCGAGTACAAGCACCGCAAGATGAAGCCTGTCCAGATGGTGCCAGCTATTAGCCAAAACTGGACCTTCCACGGGCCTGGCGCCACCGGCCAGGCGGCAGCCAACTGGATCGCAGGCTTTGGTCGGGGCCCCATGCCGCCCACCCTGCTGGGCATCCGGCAGAACTTGCACAACCAGAACCGGCGCCTGTTGGGCATGGAGGAGTTCAAGGCGGAGAAGCAGCTCGGCAGGATGTTCTACGTGATCACCCTGTTGTTCCTGGTGCTGTGGTCACCCTACATAGTGGCCTGCTACTGGCGGGTGTTTGTCAAGGCCTGCACCATACCGCACCGGTACCTCTCCACCACCGTATGGATGAGCTTTGCCCAGGCAGGGGTAAACCCCATTGTCTGCTTCTTCCTCAACAAGGACCTGAAGAAGGGGCTCCTGGCACACCTGCCAGCCAGCTGTAGGACTAAACCTCATCTGCCCCGAGAGCCTTATCGCGTCATGTGAAGGGGACGGTGGGCGGTCGTTACCTGGGGAGGGTGGGGTGACAGGGATGTCTGGGAGTTGTTTTGGTTGGCTGAGGGACCATTTGAGTTGTTGTGGCTTTTGATTCAGTGCAAGATGATTTAAAAGGGGTGGGTGTCAGTCTGGAACAGCTGAAGAGGTTAGAATGTCAGAATTCCATTCACCTCCACGTGATGTATCTGGGTTTCTCCTTgtcagaggagagcagaggtattTCAAGCTCATTTGGGATGTTCTAAATTGTTTTTCTAAAGTCTTATTGGGGGAGTATTACACGCAGTAACAGGCATGTGGTTGCTGCAGTGTAGAAATCATGAAACCAATTGTTGGTCTAAAATTATTATAGAAAGAATGTATgatttccacattttattatcaAACCAAAAACACCTTTGACTCCAGCTTATAGATTTGGATACATTTTTAGATCAGTTACATTAAACTGCTAActgccatttttatttttttaataaatggCCTTCTCCACACAGAAAGAATAGGAGACTGAACCAACAACAAAAGAGTCCATCTCAGATGCATGTATGTATTCTTACTTTTAATGTGGAACAAATATGAAACTGCTTCCTTCAACTGCTTGAATCAAAGGCATCAGTAACACAGTCAAACATACAAAATATGAGTTTTGTACAAATAGCATATTCAGGCACTCTCATGGGTTTATTTGGTGTTTCTCAGATTAtttattatgtttatttatttgtccATCTTGAGATCTACATTAATTTTGATGATTTGAACAACTAATAGCCTTGAAAGAAAACATGCAAGATTTAGTGAAGTCGACGGAAGTAGAAACTGACAAGAGGCTATCATGGAAAGTCAGCAAGAGTTATTATGGCATGGTCATACGTTACGAAAATGTGCAATTAACATTCTCATTTGGTCTAATGAACACCTCAAATCAGTGGGAGATGGGAAAAACACGTGTTAACAAGAGCTGCCATCGAGAAAAGTTTGATCTTGTATTCATTAGCGTTGAACAGAAATGAGCAGATACTAATTGTGAAGTGTTAATAGTAAGACAGAATTATGAAGTGCATGTTTAGGTGATATTTGTGTTATCCCATGATTCCTGAGGAtaacttaaacaaaacaatgcCCCAATCAAGGACAAACTATGAGAATCTGAGTCCATTTTATAACAGAAAACCAATGATGCATTGACAGAAAATGCTCAGTGCTCTTTCTaaattcctgttgctgcaggtgGTATTGTTACAGATGATTGAACACCTTGGAAATCTCTTTAAATCTCACAAATTGTTTAAAAAGACAGTTGATAGTAATGTTCATAAAAGCTAAATCAGAATGTTTATATCTTCAGATAGAATAAAGTTATTTATCTATGATGACATCATCACTTCATGTGAAGGTCTTGGAAGAGGGGTGGGGGGAAAAACTTGCCCATTTATGTTTTTGCACATCGGAGGATGATAAATCAATTGTTTTTTCTTAACATGATTTAGAATTGAACCAGAATGCTAACCAAGTGTAGGCCAGGACACAGAGATTGTAATATCTTAAGTGAATGTcaaggagaggtttggaacgtGAAACTATCCCTTTGTGGGTACAACTGTACGTTTCTTTAGGTTTTCTAATTGTCAACTGTTGTCTGCAAACAATAACAATGACACAAACTAACAATAACAATGAAAAAGCAACAGAAATTTGAATTGTTATTTCTATTATCTGGGTTATGGCCTtactctgtaaaaaaaaaagaaaaaaagtttgTTTATAACCAATGCAAgaaagagttgacagctgtatgccTCTATGTGTTGAAGTAATAAACATCAAGGGATTATTCCAACTAATGAGGAAACACAACACTGTGGAATGAATGACTTTCAGTGGGAACACATAACTCTCCCCCTCGCAACCTAAAAGTAAATGCTCCAGTCAAAAACTTTAACAAGGATGGTATTAGAGAAAAAACACTTGCCAAATTGTAACACGGGAGTGTACAATTTTGTGCAAAGGACAGAGGAAACTTTAATCCAAAATGGACAATTAATGGAATTAACAAAAGCCCTTCCTGGATTAATGTGGATTTCTTtcagaatttttgttgttgtttcttctcTTATCAGTGGAAGGGGGGAGGGGATGAGGCTGGTGTTGTGTATTGATCTGTGAAAACAAGGAATGAAAAAAGATGTGTGAATTTTGGGGTTGGTTGGTgttggggagggaaggagggagaccgGGAGGGATTTTTTGATAAGCAGAAATGcctgacagtgctttttttgttgCTTCAGGCACACTACCTTTTGTAAATTAACTGTGACCTCTGTACTATTTAATGTGTATTATATGGACAATGGACTAACTTggaattgaggggggggggggggtcccggTCATCATATTTTtaccatgcatgtgtgtgtgagtgtttctgtTCGTAAGTATGATGGTGTGTATGTTTAGAGGCTAGACTAGAGGGATGAAAACCAAGGATATTTGGGGAATAGGAATGGCCAGAAACACGTTGCATTTTGAAAAATGTCAGTCCTGCAATGCTTATTCGAGTCTTTTTCACCCTCAGCCTGTTCCTGACACAGAGAATTGAATGTGCTAAAACCAATGAGGTTCATTCAAAAACCTGATGCAACGAGTGTGTCTTCTTAAACTATTGAATTGCAAAGCCTCTAGaggtataacattttttacaCGTGCAGTTCCTCTAAATTGGACGACAGAGCCTTCTGTCTGAATGGGGATTATGTTATTGCTTGTATGGGAATATAAAGGTTGAAGACAGTTTGAG encodes:
- the LOC115168252 gene encoding probable G-protein coupled receptor 173, with the protein product MANGNETSEGLGGPLAAVVATTGGMAVGGPSSAVSTYIKLVLLGLIICISLVGNLVVSLLVLRDRALHKAPYYFLLDLCLADTIRSAVCFPFVLVSIKNGSAWTYSVLSCKVVAFMAVLFCFHAAFMLFCISVTRYMAIAHHRFYSKRMTFWTCVAVVCMVWTLSVAMAFPPVFDVGTYKFIREEDQCIFEHRYFKANDTLGFMLMLAVLILATHVVYMKLLLFEYKHRKMKPVQMVPAISQNWTFHGPGATGQAAANWIAGFGRGPMPPTLLGIRQNLHNQNRRLLGMEEFKAEKQLGRMFYVITLLFLVLWSPYIVACYWRVFVKACTIPHRYLSTTVWMSFAQAGVNPIVCFFLNKDLKKGLLAHLPASCRTKPHLPREPYRVM